In the Hordeum vulgare subsp. vulgare chromosome 7H, MorexV3_pseudomolecules_assembly, whole genome shotgun sequence genome, one interval contains:
- the LOC123411044 gene encoding formin-like protein 6 has translation MSLYFRRLFNRRPPAGLVEISSNILVFDHCFSMDMFEEDELKPYIGGILKQLLARYSIDSLMVFNFEGGKKNNQTARIFSGHDMSAMGYPRNYEGCPLLTLEMIHHFLRSSESWLSLSQDNFLLIHSEHGGWPVLAFALAALLVYLRRCKDERKALEMIHKYAPPGLVELFSPLDPAPSHLRYLKYVSRRHNSPELWPPADRMLNLNCAIIRTVPNFDGQGGCRPIFRIYGPDPLAPHDSSAKVLFSTPKTNDFVQLYTQEDSEIIKINIRCPVQGDVVMECLSVDEDFKHEVMVFRVMFSTAFVEDNLLLLDRDQIDILWDTKHRFPVDFRVEVIFSEIDATTSINTSEPESESESNHITDAASEQKGLNNVHDGFDVIPLQETEISNGTHEHNILDIRSVQISQTEPENIHSSAPKFDGDKDDVIHTLSLPEAESVGPTTQDAVADTSSSQEAESVGPTSQEHELAENASAGEESEGGTIESTTNSDTPLVDPPGGSEADAATVECSDTNSESGSRSSSSASSSSPKFDEDTEEAGTADAEVQSIELEGS, from the exons ATGTCGCTGTATTTCCGGCGGCTCTTCAACCGGCGGCCGCCGGCCGGGCTCGTCGAGATCTCCAGCAACATTCTCG TATTTGACCACTGCTTCTCCATGGATATGTTTGAAGAAGACGAATTGAAGCCATACATTGGAGGCATCTTAAAACAGCTACTTGCGCGCTACTCCATCGATTCATTAATGGTATTCAACTTTGAGGGAGGAAAGAAGAACAACCAAACTGCCCGCATTTTCTCAGGCCATGATATGAGTGCGATGGGTTATCCACGTAACTATGAGGGGTGTCCTTTGCTCACCTTGGAGATGATTCACCATTTTCTTAGGTCTAGTGAAAGCTGGCTCTCATTAAGTCAGGACAACTTCCTGCTTATACATTCAGAACATGGTGGGTGGCCGGTCCTTGCTTTCGCATTGGCAGCCCTGCTGGTTTACCTTCGAAGGTGCAAAGATGAGAGGAAGGCGTTGGAGATGATCCATAAATATGCACCACCTGGGCTGGTTGAGCTTTTCTCACCACTGGACCCAGCACCTTCTCATTTGAGATACTTGAAGTATGTGTCGAGACGGCACAACTCACCAgaattgtggccacctgctgacaGGATGCTGAACTTGAACTGTGCAATCATCAGGACGGTACCGAATTTTGATGGTCAAGGGGGATGTAGACCAATATTTCGAATTTATGGCCCAGATCCCCTGGCTCCTCATGACAGTAGTGCCAAAGTTCTGTTTTCAACTCCGAAGACAAATGATTTTGTCCAGCTTTACACGCAG GAAGACAGTGAGATAATCAAGATTAATATCCGATGTCCTGTTCAAGGAGACGTTGTCATGGAGTGCCTCAGCGTGGATGAGGACTTTAAACATGAAGTGATGGTATTCAGAGTTATGTTTAGCACAGCTTTTGTCGAAGACAATCTCCTGTTACTTGATAGGGACCAGATTGACATTCTGTGGGACACGAAACACCGGTTTCCTGTAGACTTCAGAGTTGAG GTTATATTTTCCGAGATTGATGCGACCACATCGATTAACACTTCTGAGCCAGAAAGCGAAAGCGAAAGCAATCACATCACGGATGCTGCATCAGAACAGAAGGGTTTGAACAACGTGCATGATGGCTTTGATGTGATACCCCTGCAGGAAACGGAAATCAGCAATGGCACACATGAACATAACATTCTAGATATCAGATCTGTCCAGATTTCTCAGACAGAACCAGAAAATATCCATTCTTCTGCACCAAAGTTTGATGGAGACAAAGATGATGTTATTCACACATTATCCTTGCCAGAAGCTGAATCCGTAGGTCCAACCACTCAAGATGCTGTTGCTGATACATCATCCTCGCAAGAAGCTGAATCCGTAGGTCCAACCTCTCAAGAACATGAACTTGCTGAGAACGCTTCTGCAGGGGAGGAATCGGAAGGGGGTACGATCGAGAGCACAACCAATTCTGATACGCCGTTGGTAGACCccccaggtggttcagaagctgaCGCAGCCACTGTTGAATGTTCTGACACCAACTCAGAGTCAGGTTCACGTTCAAGCAGCAGCGCTTCATCTAGCTCACCAAAGTTCGACGAAGATACTGAGGAAGCTGGTACAGCTGATGCCGAAGTACAGTCGATAGAACTGGAAGGATCTTGA